A region of Paenibacillus thiaminolyticus DNA encodes the following proteins:
- a CDS encoding glycosyltransferase family 2 protein yields MTTTPILYMVVPCYNEEAVLPLTMQTLTGVLSRLVQDRVVSAESRILLVDDGSRDATWLTIVQERERNRWIAGLKLSRNAGHQKALLAGLMYAKNFADCVVSLDADLQDDVAVVRQFVEQFRDGCDIVYGVRDNRDNDTYFKRWSAEFFYKLMRRMGIPLVYNHADYRLMSRRALDYLSQFPESNLFLRGIVPLIGFPSSVVSYRRLERAAGVTKYPLRKMLSFAWDGITSFSMKPMRLVTALGFVSLGASALAGLYALLSKLLGQTVSGWTSLMLSVWFVGSVQLLGLGVVGEYIGKIYSEVKRRPPYIIEQVLADKPVIERPIRAYGTGWAE; encoded by the coding sequence ATGACTACAACACCGATTTTGTATATGGTTGTTCCTTGCTATAACGAAGAGGCGGTGCTTCCCCTCACGATGCAGACGTTGACCGGCGTCCTGTCCCGCTTGGTTCAGGACCGCGTCGTCTCCGCCGAGAGCCGGATATTGCTGGTCGATGACGGCAGCAGAGATGCGACCTGGCTGACCATCGTCCAGGAGCGGGAACGGAACCGCTGGATTGCCGGATTGAAGCTGTCCCGCAATGCCGGGCATCAGAAGGCGCTGCTCGCCGGGCTGATGTATGCCAAAAATTTTGCCGATTGCGTCGTCTCCCTTGACGCCGATCTGCAGGACGATGTCGCCGTCGTGAGGCAATTCGTCGAGCAGTTCCGCGACGGCTGCGATATTGTGTACGGCGTAAGGGATAATCGGGATAACGATACGTATTTCAAGCGGTGGAGCGCCGAATTTTTCTATAAGCTGATGCGGCGGATGGGCATTCCGCTTGTCTACAATCATGCTGATTACCGTCTGATGAGCCGCCGTGCCCTCGACTACCTGAGCCAGTTCCCCGAGTCCAATCTGTTCCTGCGCGGCATCGTGCCGCTCATCGGCTTCCCGTCTTCCGTCGTGTCTTACCGGAGATTGGAGCGGGCCGCGGGCGTGACCAAGTATCCGCTTCGCAAAATGCTGTCGTTCGCCTGGGACGGCATTACGTCATTTAGCATGAAGCCGATGCGGCTCGTCACTGCGCTTGGCTTCGTCAGCCTGGGCGCAAGCGCGCTGGCGGGCCTCTACGCCCTCCTGTCCAAGCTGCTGGGACAGACCGTATCCGGATGGACCTCCCTGATGCTGTCCGTCTGGTTCGTCGGAAGCGTTCAATTGCTAGGCCTGGGGGTGGTCGGGGAATATATCGGCAAGATCTATTCCGAGGTCAAGCGGCGCCCGCCGTACATTATTGAGCAGGTGCTGGCGGACAAGCCAGTCATCGAGCGGCCGATCCGTGCTTATGGAACGGGGTGGGCGGAGTGA
- a CDS encoding GtrA family protein encodes MSGAKLAAPGGARLFGRYAAVGAVNTLVGLGTAYVLLYAGWSHLHATFAGNSVGVGMSYILNRRYTFRYRGQWLPSLLRFISIALLCYGLAYQVLHPAMSALAAFLLPAWASPWEPYAAILGEAAIYTAASFRLHRGITFARTSDGEDTPCLSKPASNSKQT; translated from the coding sequence GTGAGCGGCGCGAAGCTCGCCGCGCCGGGCGGCGCCCGCTTGTTCGGCCGCTATGCCGCCGTCGGAGCCGTGAACACGCTGGTCGGGCTCGGCACGGCGTATGTGCTGCTGTATGCCGGATGGAGCCATCTTCATGCGACCTTCGCGGGCAACTCGGTCGGCGTAGGGATGAGCTATATTCTGAACCGCCGCTATACGTTCCGCTATCGGGGGCAATGGCTGCCAAGCTTGCTCCGCTTCATCTCCATCGCGCTGCTCTGTTACGGGTTGGCGTATCAGGTGCTGCATCCGGCCATGTCTGCCTTGGCGGCCTTCCTGCTGCCCGCATGGGCTTCGCCTTGGGAGCCGTATGCAGCCATATTGGGGGAAGCGGCGATCTATACCGCCGCCTCGTTCCGGCTTCACCGGGGCATCACCTTCGCCCGGACAAGCGATGGGGAGGACACACCATGCCTATCGAAGCCGGCGTCAAATAGCAAGCAAACATAG
- a CDS encoding glycosyl hydrolase family 8, translating to MQSEVNKQSWHLKLGDWVSDSDSKWGKGTRPSDFMPHHLRAFKESTGDSRWDNVLNQTYAIIQQLFSGYSSSTGLMPDFATKESSGYKPAVGDVYDWCCGNGRLTAAADTVFSDMTNRV from the coding sequence ATGCAAAGCGAGGTCAACAAGCAATCGTGGCATCTGAAGCTTGGGGACTGGGTGTCCGATTCGGACTCGAAGTGGGGCAAAGGAACGCGGCCGTCCGACTTTATGCCCCATCATCTCCGCGCCTTCAAGGAATCGACCGGGGATTCGCGTTGGGACAATGTGCTGAACCAGACCTACGCCATCATTCAGCAGCTGTTTTCCGGGTACTCAAGTTCAACCGGGCTGATGCCTGATTTCGCAACCAAAGAATCCAGCGGCTATAAACCGGCTGTCGGTGACGTGTACGATTGGTGCTGCGGGAACGGGCGGTTGACGGCCGCGGCAGACACCGTCTTCTCGGATATGACAAACAGGGTCTGA
- a CDS encoding AroM family protein: MERSDTRQRVKIGLITIGQAPRTDVQPLIERWLAPCSDVIQLGVLDGMTVAEIERELGPQLDEFVLTTRLADGQAVVLSAAKTETAMQRLIDECERLGCQVIILLCTGAFRHLAAERALLIEPERILTPAIAKLAGGTQIGLIIPLAEQAEEMRQKWGAFGASITTAAASPYTATREQLAAAAQELRAAGAGIIVLDCMGYTLEHQQIAREASGCFALLSSSLLFKLTTELCG, translated from the coding sequence ATGGAACGAAGCGATACCCGGCAACGTGTCAAAATAGGTCTCATTACGATAGGACAAGCGCCGCGAACGGATGTGCAGCCCTTGATTGAACGCTGGCTGGCGCCCTGCTCGGATGTCATCCAGCTTGGCGTCCTCGACGGCATGACGGTGGCGGAGATCGAGCGCGAGCTTGGCCCGCAGCTGGACGAATTCGTCCTGACGACACGGTTGGCTGATGGTCAAGCCGTTGTCTTGTCCGCGGCCAAAACGGAAACAGCAATGCAGCGCTTGATTGACGAGTGCGAACGGCTGGGCTGCCAAGTCATCATTCTGCTCTGTACCGGCGCCTTCCGCCATCTTGCCGCTGAACGGGCGTTGTTGATTGAACCGGAGCGGATACTGACGCCCGCGATTGCGAAGCTGGCCGGCGGGACGCAGATTGGCCTGATCATTCCGCTGGCGGAGCAAGCGGAGGAGATGCGCCAGAAATGGGGCGCGTTCGGCGCCTCGATTACGACGGCCGCCGCTTCTCCCTACACGGCGACGCGCGAGCAGCTTGCGGCCGCCGCACAGGAGCTGAGAGCTGCGGGCGCCGGAATCATCGTGCTCGATTGTATGGGATACACGTTAGAGCATCAGCAGATCGCCCGCGAGGCGAGCGGATGCTTCGCGCTGCTGTCGAGCAGCTTGCTGTTCAAGCTGACAACAGAACTGTGTGGGTAA
- a CDS encoding anaerobic sulfatase maturase → MNVDVRDIARHPFTGVMWKTVSEDCNLACDYCYYSSCQGRPGHAIQRIDDDVLDTFIRQWMEQSKGVASFAWQGGEPLLAGKPFFEQVVRLQAAYAPPRTVISNALQTNGTLLDAEWAAFFKQYAFLIGISLDGPQPIHDKHRVTGSGAGSYQAVMRGIDHLRKAGVDYNILTVIHEDNVGEAAALMDFFAAERFTHVQFIPCMDFRSQNVDAPGMYTITPEQYGQFLCEAFDKWYNGGEPLFSVRMFDNVLQAELGLEPEMCTHRESCPSALVLEPNGDAYPCDFFLHDRYRLGNVGTGRLASLSRHPSWQQFHQMKKEVPDACRACEYWRYCHGGCPRNRIDRDGLWEGHTDYFCESYRMLYAHAGERIATLGRKIRLQELLRLRGSGRPLPGRNERCVCGSGRKFKQCCGPLLP, encoded by the coding sequence ATGAACGTTGACGTGAGAGACATCGCCCGCCATCCATTCACTGGTGTCATGTGGAAGACCGTGTCCGAGGATTGCAATCTAGCCTGCGACTACTGCTACTACAGTTCCTGCCAGGGACGGCCTGGCCATGCGATTCAGCGGATTGATGACGATGTGCTGGATACGTTCATCCGCCAATGGATGGAACAATCCAAGGGGGTGGCCTCATTTGCCTGGCAAGGAGGAGAACCGCTGCTCGCCGGCAAGCCTTTCTTCGAGCAGGTCGTCCGGCTACAGGCGGCCTATGCGCCGCCGCGTACGGTGATCAGCAATGCGCTGCAGACGAACGGGACCCTGCTTGATGCGGAGTGGGCGGCCTTTTTCAAGCAATACGCCTTCCTGATCGGCATCAGTCTGGACGGTCCGCAGCCGATTCACGATAAGCACCGCGTTACCGGATCGGGAGCGGGCTCCTATCAGGCCGTCATGCGGGGAATCGATCATTTGCGCAAGGCAGGCGTGGACTATAATATATTGACCGTCATCCACGAGGACAATGTGGGAGAGGCGGCCGCGCTGATGGATTTCTTCGCGGCGGAGCGGTTTACGCATGTCCAGTTCATACCGTGCATGGATTTCCGCTCCCAGAATGTTGACGCGCCCGGCATGTATACGATTACACCAGAGCAGTACGGACAATTTTTGTGCGAGGCCTTCGATAAATGGTACAACGGCGGGGAGCCGCTCTTCTCCGTCCGCATGTTCGACAACGTCCTCCAGGCCGAATTGGGCCTGGAGCCGGAAATGTGCACTCATCGCGAATCCTGCCCCTCGGCGCTCGTGCTCGAGCCGAACGGGGATGCCTATCCGTGCGACTTCTTCCTGCATGACCGCTACCGGCTCGGCAACGTCGGCACCGGCCGGCTGGCCTCCTTGTCCCGCCATCCGAGCTGGCAGCAATTCCATCAGATGAAGAAGGAGGTGCCGGACGCTTGCCGCGCATGCGAATATTGGCGCTACTGCCATGGAGGCTGTCCGCGCAACCGAATCGATCGGGATGGCTTGTGGGAAGGACATACCGACTATTTCTGCGAGAGCTACCGGATGCTGTATGCGCATGCGGGAGAGCGCATCGCCACGCTGGGCCGGAAGATCCGCCTGCAGGAGCTGCTGCGGCTCCGCGGGAGCGGCCGTCCGCTCCCTGGGCGCAATGAACGTTGCGTGTGCGGGAGCGGACGCAAGTTCAAGCAATGCTGCGGGCCGCTGCTGCCGTAG